A window from Malania oleifera isolate guangnan ecotype guangnan chromosome 7, ASM2987363v1, whole genome shotgun sequence encodes these proteins:
- the LOC131160150 gene encoding peptidyl-prolyl cis-trans isomerase FKBP13, chloroplastic isoform X1, producing the protein MSSLVNSFSSCTPTNFTPSTAARSRLHALIHSTATAETSSTRRIEIQSGHHKISSSDYHQPSLRSNGNPTSVLGRRESIVGCGFCMSLLDALFSQAQPSAAAAQVAPCELTLAPSGLAFCDQVVGSGPKASKGKLIKAHYVGKLENGKIFDSSYDRGRPLTFRIGAGEVIKGWDEGILGGQGVPPMLAGGKRTLKLPPELGYGMRGAGCRQGNPFLRLCQMSIFGSVIFAYTFLRMKYVCVSQRG; encoded by the exons ATGAGCTCACTGGTAAATTCATTCAGCTCATGCACTCCCACAAACTTCACTCCATCAACTGCTGCTAGATCTAGGCTGCACGCACTAATTCATTCCACTGCTACAGCAGAAACATCATCAACGAGGAGGATCGAAATCCAAAGTGGCCACCATAAAATTAGCAGCTCTGATTATCACCAACCGTCGCTCCGATCAAATGGAAATCCAACCTCAGTTCTGGGGAGGAGAGAAAGCATAGTTGGTTGCGGCTTCTGTATGAGCCTTCTTGACGCACTGTTCTCGCAAGCGCAGCCCAGCGCCGCAGCAGCCCAAGTCGCTCCCTGCGAACTCACACTAGCTCCTTCAGGCCTCGCCTTCTGTGATCAGGTTGTGGGGAGTGGCCCTAAGGCGTCCAAGGGAAAGCTGATAAAG GCACATTACGTGGGGAAACTGGAGAACGGGAAGATATTTGACAGCAGCTACGATCGCGGGAGACCTCTTACGTTTCGCATTGGGGCTGGGGAG GTGATTAAAGGGTGGGACGAGGGAATTCTTGGCGGCCAGGGTGTTCCCCCCATGCTTGCTG GTGGAAAACGCACGTTGAAACTTCCTCCGGAACTTGGATATGGCATGCGGGGAGCTGGCTGCAGGCAAGGTAACCCATTCCTCAGATTGTGCCAAATGAGTATTTTTGGATCAGTGATTTTTGCCTATACATTCCTTAGAATGAAGTATGTGTGTGTGTCTCAAAGAGGATAA
- the LOC131160150 gene encoding peptidyl-prolyl cis-trans isomerase FKBP13, chloroplastic isoform X5, which translates to MSSLVNSFSSCTPTNFTPSTAARSRLHALIHSTATAETSSTRRIEIQSGHHKISSSDYHQPSLRSNGNPTSVLGRRESIVGCGFCMSLLDALFSQAQPSAAAAQVAPCELTLAPSGLAFCDQVVGSGPKASKGKLIKAHYVGKLENGKIFDSSYDRGRPLTFRIGAGEVIKGWDEGILGGQGVPPMLAGGKRTLKLPPELGYGMRGAGCRQGIFRN; encoded by the exons ATGAGCTCACTGGTAAATTCATTCAGCTCATGCACTCCCACAAACTTCACTCCATCAACTGCTGCTAGATCTAGGCTGCACGCACTAATTCATTCCACTGCTACAGCAGAAACATCATCAACGAGGAGGATCGAAATCCAAAGTGGCCACCATAAAATTAGCAGCTCTGATTATCACCAACCGTCGCTCCGATCAAATGGAAATCCAACCTCAGTTCTGGGGAGGAGAGAAAGCATAGTTGGTTGCGGCTTCTGTATGAGCCTTCTTGACGCACTGTTCTCGCAAGCGCAGCCCAGCGCCGCAGCAGCCCAAGTCGCTCCCTGCGAACTCACACTAGCTCCTTCAGGCCTCGCCTTCTGTGATCAGGTTGTGGGGAGTGGCCCTAAGGCGTCCAAGGGAAAGCTGATAAAG GCACATTACGTGGGGAAACTGGAGAACGGGAAGATATTTGACAGCAGCTACGATCGCGGGAGACCTCTTACGTTTCGCATTGGGGCTGGGGAG GTGATTAAAGGGTGGGACGAGGGAATTCTTGGCGGCCAGGGTGTTCCCCCCATGCTTGCTG GTGGAAAACGCACGTTGAAACTTCCTCCGGAACTTGGATATGGCATGCGGGGAGCTGGCTGCAGGCAAG
- the LOC131160150 gene encoding peptidyl-prolyl cis-trans isomerase FKBP13, chloroplastic isoform X4 yields the protein MSSLVNSFSSCTPTNFTPSTAARSRLHALIHSTATAETSSTRRIEIQSGHHKISSSDYHQPSLRSNGNPTSVLGRRESIVGCGFCMSLLDALFSQAQPSAAAAQVAPCELTLAPSGLAFCDQVVGSGPKASKGKLIKAHYVGKLENGKIFDSSYDRGRPLTFRIGAGEVIKGWDEGILGGQGVPPMLAGGKRTLKLPPELGYGMRGAGCRQGIKEAIKMHMQKVE from the exons ATGAGCTCACTGGTAAATTCATTCAGCTCATGCACTCCCACAAACTTCACTCCATCAACTGCTGCTAGATCTAGGCTGCACGCACTAATTCATTCCACTGCTACAGCAGAAACATCATCAACGAGGAGGATCGAAATCCAAAGTGGCCACCATAAAATTAGCAGCTCTGATTATCACCAACCGTCGCTCCGATCAAATGGAAATCCAACCTCAGTTCTGGGGAGGAGAGAAAGCATAGTTGGTTGCGGCTTCTGTATGAGCCTTCTTGACGCACTGTTCTCGCAAGCGCAGCCCAGCGCCGCAGCAGCCCAAGTCGCTCCCTGCGAACTCACACTAGCTCCTTCAGGCCTCGCCTTCTGTGATCAGGTTGTGGGGAGTGGCCCTAAGGCGTCCAAGGGAAAGCTGATAAAG GCACATTACGTGGGGAAACTGGAGAACGGGAAGATATTTGACAGCAGCTACGATCGCGGGAGACCTCTTACGTTTCGCATTGGGGCTGGGGAG GTGATTAAAGGGTGGGACGAGGGAATTCTTGGCGGCCAGGGTGTTCCCCCCATGCTTGCTG GTGGAAAACGCACGTTGAAACTTCCTCCGGAACTTGGATATGGCATGCGGGGAGCTGGCTGCAGGCAAG
- the LOC131160150 gene encoding peptidyl-prolyl cis-trans isomerase FKBP13, chloroplastic isoform X2 codes for MSSLVNSFSSCTPTNFTPSTAARSRLHALIHSTATAETSSTRRIEIQSGHHKISSSDYHQPSLRSNGNPTSVLGRRESIVGCGFCMSLLDALFSQAQPSAAAAQVAPCELTLAPSGLAFCDQVVGSGPKASKGKLIKAHYVGKLENGKIFDSSYDRGRPLTFRIGAGEVIKGWDEGILGGQGVPPMLAGGKRTLKLPPELGYGMRGAGCRQGSCIIPPDSVLLFDVEFIGEA; via the exons ATGAGCTCACTGGTAAATTCATTCAGCTCATGCACTCCCACAAACTTCACTCCATCAACTGCTGCTAGATCTAGGCTGCACGCACTAATTCATTCCACTGCTACAGCAGAAACATCATCAACGAGGAGGATCGAAATCCAAAGTGGCCACCATAAAATTAGCAGCTCTGATTATCACCAACCGTCGCTCCGATCAAATGGAAATCCAACCTCAGTTCTGGGGAGGAGAGAAAGCATAGTTGGTTGCGGCTTCTGTATGAGCCTTCTTGACGCACTGTTCTCGCAAGCGCAGCCCAGCGCCGCAGCAGCCCAAGTCGCTCCCTGCGAACTCACACTAGCTCCTTCAGGCCTCGCCTTCTGTGATCAGGTTGTGGGGAGTGGCCCTAAGGCGTCCAAGGGAAAGCTGATAAAG GCACATTACGTGGGGAAACTGGAGAACGGGAAGATATTTGACAGCAGCTACGATCGCGGGAGACCTCTTACGTTTCGCATTGGGGCTGGGGAG GTGATTAAAGGGTGGGACGAGGGAATTCTTGGCGGCCAGGGTGTTCCCCCCATGCTTGCTG GTGGAAAACGCACGTTGAAACTTCCTCCGGAACTTGGATATGGCATGCGGGGAGCTGGCTGCAGGCAAG
- the LOC131160150 gene encoding peptidyl-prolyl cis-trans isomerase FKBP13, chloroplastic isoform X3 yields MSSLVNSFSSCTPTNFTPSTAARSRLHALIHSTATAETSSTRRIEIQSGHHKISSSDYHQPSLRSNGNPTSVLGRRESIVGCGFCMSLLDALFSQAQPSAAAAQVAPCELTLAPSGLAFCDQVVGSGPKASKGKLIKAHYVGKLENGKIFDSSYDRGRPLTFRIGAGEVIKGWDEGILGGQGVPPMLAGGKRTLKLPPELGYGMRGAGCRQGFQERSRLTMVVSPSKVVTPI; encoded by the exons ATGAGCTCACTGGTAAATTCATTCAGCTCATGCACTCCCACAAACTTCACTCCATCAACTGCTGCTAGATCTAGGCTGCACGCACTAATTCATTCCACTGCTACAGCAGAAACATCATCAACGAGGAGGATCGAAATCCAAAGTGGCCACCATAAAATTAGCAGCTCTGATTATCACCAACCGTCGCTCCGATCAAATGGAAATCCAACCTCAGTTCTGGGGAGGAGAGAAAGCATAGTTGGTTGCGGCTTCTGTATGAGCCTTCTTGACGCACTGTTCTCGCAAGCGCAGCCCAGCGCCGCAGCAGCCCAAGTCGCTCCCTGCGAACTCACACTAGCTCCTTCAGGCCTCGCCTTCTGTGATCAGGTTGTGGGGAGTGGCCCTAAGGCGTCCAAGGGAAAGCTGATAAAG GCACATTACGTGGGGAAACTGGAGAACGGGAAGATATTTGACAGCAGCTACGATCGCGGGAGACCTCTTACGTTTCGCATTGGGGCTGGGGAG GTGATTAAAGGGTGGGACGAGGGAATTCTTGGCGGCCAGGGTGTTCCCCCCATGCTTGCTG GTGGAAAACGCACGTTGAAACTTCCTCCGGAACTTGGATATGGCATGCGGGGAGCTGGCTGCAGGCAAG